Proteins encoded together in one Deltaproteobacteria bacterium window:
- a CDS encoding PD-(D/E)XK nuclease family protein, with protein sequence MTQGSLDFGAGSVSSAGDERVLIAPGPRAAEALLLRAIAADAADVRRDPSRLATPLRVIVPSRSLREHVAARIAQEHGAAAGVVVQTLRGCARELLRRAREPDVGRAGDLLLPLIVRRHAKELPALLDVLGALDEGYSAVVETVRDLLDAGLDETNAGAAEDALAELPSDAQTERARAIVGLALRARAELSALGLPPPAALFVRATEALERDARIAHARALFVHGYADITGVQLALVKQLVALADARVVIDHPPDPTGAGGVGAFTARLRERLSAPRPPAEPARLPAPPDLLRAPGAHAEVRAVAERIRKLLDAGMRPESIAVVARNLQPLRFAIATHFRRLGVPFSGGPGFLDPAGRRLRALLALLEQGARATADRWLDAANLRRGAQLDLADLRLALHTLGRGRLGEVAALDADAALDGRARYRLPVRVRLAGESADDAARSDSVAPRQAGVARAERRSVSRESLVWARGDAEATLAALAQQERASTLADHARALRELTHGALRWARDTAGCAALDAALAGLAREIPASFALSAGEFRLLLERTLRDVGIAALGGRGGGVQVLSATAARARTFSQLFVIGLERDVFPRVVSEDPLLPDRLRRQLEAVLLDIPIKARGYAEERFLFAQLCAAADRVQLSWQATSDDGKERAVSPLVQRLRVAHEMRDEAPVAPLVWDAHETPRPAHEHAVRAGLARDEDAAVHATAQALAPLLGSGAEAAARSRAASLSFRDDWRPPSVLGPHLGQIGDALATTRELSVTRLEAIARCPWRAFLEKLLGLQPPPDALAALPELSPLLVGNAVHGALEEIVRRAGVKVGVPLAEALAEAPAEVRWPPPEELAAIVGQAARAAAGDDGILMPGFAELLARRAHAYLERVQRIDWPSGLRSGVRGAEVECALDLAIPRDEPLRVTCRADRVDQTEEGLALTDYKTGKPISDAKTAKTRAAHFLEQVVAGKKLQAVAYAAASPAPAAGRYLFAKPDLEAELAVVRAPSGDAPLRAAFVEAVEHAVHAWRSGELTPDLVGEEPDSEGESCKFCDVSEACWKGDAGAKRRLAAWRAQRAGARP encoded by the coding sequence GTGACGCAGGGCAGCCTCGACTTCGGCGCGGGATCGGTGAGCTCGGCAGGCGACGAGCGCGTGCTGATTGCGCCAGGCCCGCGCGCGGCGGAGGCGCTGCTGCTGCGCGCGATCGCGGCAGACGCGGCGGACGTGCGCCGCGATCCGAGTCGGCTCGCGACGCCGCTGCGCGTGATCGTGCCGTCGCGCAGCCTGCGCGAGCACGTGGCCGCGCGCATCGCGCAGGAGCACGGCGCGGCGGCGGGCGTGGTGGTGCAGACGCTGCGTGGCTGTGCGCGCGAGCTGCTCCGTCGCGCGCGAGAGCCGGACGTGGGGCGCGCGGGGGATCTCTTGCTGCCGCTGATCGTGCGCAGGCACGCGAAGGAGCTCCCGGCGTTGCTCGATGTGCTCGGCGCGCTCGACGAGGGCTACTCCGCGGTCGTCGAGACCGTGCGCGATCTCCTCGACGCCGGGCTCGACGAGACGAACGCCGGCGCCGCCGAAGACGCCCTGGCCGAGCTCCCGAGCGACGCGCAGACGGAGCGCGCGCGCGCGATCGTCGGACTCGCGCTGCGCGCGCGTGCGGAGCTCAGCGCGCTCGGGCTGCCGCCGCCCGCGGCGCTGTTCGTGCGCGCGACGGAAGCACTCGAGCGCGACGCGCGAATCGCGCACGCGCGCGCGCTGTTCGTGCACGGCTACGCCGACATCACCGGCGTTCAGCTCGCCCTCGTGAAGCAACTCGTTGCGCTGGCAGACGCGCGTGTGGTGATCGATCACCCCCCGGATCCCACCGGCGCGGGCGGGGTGGGCGCCTTCACGGCGCGCCTGCGCGAGCGGCTGAGTGCGCCGCGGCCGCCAGCGGAGCCCGCAAGGCTCCCGGCGCCTCCGGATTTGTTGCGCGCGCCGGGCGCCCACGCGGAGGTGCGCGCCGTGGCAGAACGCATCCGCAAGCTGCTCGATGCGGGAATGCGCCCGGAGTCGATCGCCGTGGTGGCGCGAAATCTTCAGCCGCTGCGCTTCGCGATTGCCACCCACTTCCGGCGACTCGGAGTTCCGTTCAGCGGCGGTCCGGGATTTCTCGATCCGGCGGGTCGCCGCCTCCGCGCGTTGCTTGCGCTCCTCGAACAGGGCGCGCGCGCGACGGCCGACCGCTGGCTCGACGCCGCGAACTTGCGACGCGGCGCTCAGCTCGACCTCGCGGATCTTCGGCTCGCACTACACACGCTCGGTCGCGGCCGGCTCGGCGAGGTCGCGGCGCTGGACGCGGACGCGGCGCTGGACGGTCGCGCGCGGTATCGGCTGCCGGTGCGCGTTCGCCTGGCGGGGGAGAGCGCAGACGACGCCGCTCGCAGCGACTCCGTGGCGCCTCGGCAGGCGGGAGTCGCGCGCGCGGAGCGGCGCAGTGTTTCGCGCGAGTCGCTCGTGTGGGCGCGGGGCGATGCGGAGGCGACCCTGGCGGCGCTCGCGCAGCAGGAGCGAGCCTCGACGCTCGCGGATCACGCGCGCGCGCTGCGCGAGCTCACGCACGGCGCGCTGCGCTGGGCGCGCGACACGGCGGGCTGCGCGGCGCTCGACGCCGCGCTCGCTGGCCTCGCGCGCGAGATTCCAGCTTCGTTCGCGCTGAGCGCGGGCGAGTTCCGTCTGCTGCTGGAGCGCACGCTGCGCGACGTCGGTATCGCGGCGCTCGGCGGCCGTGGCGGCGGCGTTCAGGTGCTGAGCGCGACCGCCGCGCGCGCGCGCACGTTCTCGCAGCTGTTCGTGATTGGCCTCGAGCGCGACGTGTTTCCGCGCGTCGTCAGCGAGGATCCGTTGCTGCCCGATCGCTTGCGACGCCAGCTCGAAGCGGTGCTTCTGGACATCCCGATCAAGGCCCGCGGCTATGCCGAGGAGCGCTTCTTGTTCGCGCAGCTTTGCGCCGCGGCGGACCGCGTGCAGCTGTCGTGGCAGGCGACGAGCGACGACGGAAAGGAGCGCGCGGTCTCTCCGCTCGTACAGCGCTTGCGCGTCGCGCACGAGATGCGCGACGAAGCGCCCGTCGCGCCGCTCGTGTGGGACGCACACGAAACGCCGAGACCCGCGCACGAGCACGCGGTGCGCGCAGGTCTCGCGCGCGACGAGGATGCAGCCGTGCACGCGACGGCGCAGGCGCTCGCGCCGTTGTTAGGGAGCGGAGCGGAGGCTGCCGCGCGCTCGCGCGCCGCTTCGCTCTCGTTCCGCGACGACTGGCGGCCGCCGAGCGTGCTCGGCCCGCACCTCGGGCAGATCGGCGATGCGCTCGCCACCACGCGCGAGCTGTCGGTCACGCGCCTCGAGGCGATCGCTCGCTGCCCGTGGCGAGCCTTTCTCGAGAAGCTGCTCGGCCTGCAGCCGCCGCCCGACGCGCTCGCGGCGCTGCCCGAGCTCAGTCCGCTCCTCGTCGGGAATGCCGTGCACGGAGCGCTCGAAGAGATCGTGCGGCGCGCCGGCGTGAAGGTCGGTGTGCCGCTCGCAGAGGCGCTCGCGGAAGCCCCGGCGGAAGTGCGCTGGCCGCCACCGGAGGAACTGGCCGCGATCGTTGGCCAAGCGGCGCGCGCTGCCGCGGGCGACGACGGCATCCTGATGCCGGGCTTCGCCGAGCTGCTCGCTCGCCGCGCGCACGCGTACTTGGAGCGAGTGCAGCGGATCGACTGGCCGAGCGGGCTGCGCAGCGGCGTGCGCGGCGCAGAAGTCGAGTGCGCGCTCGACCTCGCGATCCCGCGCGACGAGCCGCTTCGCGTCACGTGTCGCGCGGATCGCGTCGACCAGACGGAGGAAGGACTCGCGCTCACCGACTACAAGACGGGCAAGCCGATCTCGGACGCGAAGACCGCGAAGACGCGCGCGGCCCACTTCCTCGAGCAAGTCGTCGCGGGCAAGAAGCTGCAGGCGGTCGCATACGCCGCGGCTTCGCCCGCTCCGGCGGCGGGGCGATACCTGTTCGCGAAGCCCGATCTCGAGGCGGAGCTCGCCGTCGTGCGCGCGCCGAGCGGGGACGCGCCGCTGCGGGCAGCGTTCGTCGAAGCGGTCGAGCACGCAGTGCACGCATGGCGCAGCGGCGAGCTCACGCCGGACCTCGTCGGCGAAGAGCCCGACAGCGAGGGTGAGAGCTGCAAGTTCTGCGACGTGTCCGAGGCGTGCTGGAAGGGCGACGCCGGTGCGAAGCGAAGGCTCGCGGCGTGGCGCGCGCAGCGTGCGGGAGCGCGCCCGTGA
- a CDS encoding UvrD-helicase domain-containing protein, whose translation MRIPLVDDGARLLAQTCFDKPVLLEAGAGTGKTAALVARVVVWSLGPGWELAARDDASPHDTAASVLSGVVAITFTEAAAAEMATRIAADLALIARAETPEAYFSDAPLPPESERALRAKALIGALDHLTVRTIHAFCRRLLAAHPLEAGLHPELEVDADAVRVDAIARDAIEARVARSLSAVLDADLAALADAGIGPSALHEALVQLLAEGARPEDFAEELLGPRATSEFAREIASLAQRILAIEAGGLAGSRASTSAAACEQLRGLVRDLAALRERDIALAELAPLCARDWSSTASKLTTWARGDDFGAAETECFGDRAPEVAECSRRLRDGLRQLADMNPPALAAARRLVEELLDECQLRLRAAGIATFGALLRDAHALVRARPEVAARVRRDIRQLLVDEFQDTDALQCELIETIAFEGEARPALFLVGDPKQSIYGWRNADLAAYERMRQRVRDAGGAVEQLVVNRRSTQAVLDEVGRLVAPVMIETPELQPSYEPLQLHPRRAPPRPLADGQAAIEHWLSFARAADGSIENRVLVGRASRLEAEALARDLLRLRAHGAALGKVAVLMRNTTGFEPVLSALRRAGVAFVVERETKHGERRELVEARAFLRCVLDPHDQLALVAALRAPAVGVPDAALVPLWRRDFPKLAAELGGDDGERLASLERVVQETAAAMPAVPGAELLAGFAPGLIAFLRGLAELRRCFATASPERFVERLREVWLLEAAEASRFLGAHRVASVDRLLRDLVAALEDADGSAAGLLAALHRSGTIAREHEEGRPRAIADDAVQVMTIHRAKGLEFDHVYLLQGHREDPNAPDRETRVHRGRGRRAFELLGMPSPSAWQARIDQTVLEKHERVRLLYVAATRARERLVVGWSRRPGNAPEPEAARSFADLLTNRGDPRRRAQAAIDAGGAVRDEHGALWRALDWQEAPALPRAAGSSGALEVARIDADVERLRAAREVAERAESRPWHLAASELAHTTELREGEDARGEDAAEEPTTRRAPDAPDRARRIAMAAGTAVHAALEHASFDASGSDLRSHGEAAIEGALASVEPADERAEAAQRARAIWARACAGRLLAKLRALEPSIVARELPVLLAPSALPASDDAPVGFVSGAIDLLYRDEGGQYVVADYKTDEAESEVKLAELAAKYAPQGAAYTRAVQLALGLTTAPRFELWFLQAGEVRATGA comes from the coding sequence GTGAGGATCCCGCTCGTCGACGACGGCGCTCGGCTGCTCGCGCAGACCTGCTTCGACAAGCCGGTGCTGCTCGAAGCCGGCGCGGGTACCGGCAAGACCGCCGCGCTCGTCGCGCGCGTGGTGGTGTGGTCGCTCGGACCAGGCTGGGAGTTGGCCGCGCGTGACGATGCGAGCCCGCACGACACGGCTGCCTCGGTGCTCTCGGGCGTCGTCGCCATCACGTTCACCGAGGCCGCAGCGGCGGAGATGGCAACGCGCATCGCGGCCGACCTCGCGTTGATCGCGCGCGCCGAGACGCCCGAGGCGTACTTCAGCGACGCGCCGCTGCCGCCCGAGAGCGAGCGAGCGCTGCGTGCGAAGGCGCTGATCGGCGCGCTCGATCACCTCACGGTGCGCACGATTCACGCGTTCTGTCGTCGCCTACTCGCGGCGCATCCGCTCGAGGCGGGCTTGCACCCGGAGCTCGAGGTCGATGCAGACGCCGTGCGCGTCGACGCGATCGCGCGGGATGCGATCGAGGCGCGCGTCGCGCGTAGTCTCAGCGCTGTCCTCGACGCAGATCTCGCCGCACTCGCCGACGCCGGCATCGGGCCGAGCGCGCTCCACGAGGCGCTGGTGCAGCTGCTTGCCGAGGGCGCGAGGCCGGAGGACTTCGCGGAGGAGCTGCTCGGGCCGCGCGCGACGAGCGAGTTCGCGCGCGAGATCGCTTCGCTCGCGCAGCGCATCCTCGCGATCGAGGCCGGTGGCCTCGCGGGCTCGCGGGCGTCCACGAGCGCCGCCGCGTGCGAACAGCTGCGCGGCCTCGTGCGCGATCTCGCGGCGCTGCGCGAGCGAGACATCGCGCTCGCCGAGCTGGCGCCGCTTTGCGCGCGCGACTGGAGCAGCACTGCGAGCAAGCTCACGACGTGGGCGCGCGGGGACGATTTTGGCGCCGCGGAGACGGAGTGCTTCGGCGATCGCGCGCCCGAGGTGGCGGAGTGCTCGCGCCGGCTGCGCGACGGCCTGCGCCAGCTCGCTGACATGAACCCGCCCGCTCTTGCCGCTGCGCGGCGCCTCGTCGAAGAGCTCCTCGACGAGTGCCAGCTGCGGCTGCGCGCGGCCGGCATCGCGACGTTCGGCGCCCTGCTGCGCGACGCCCACGCGCTCGTTCGCGCGCGGCCCGAAGTCGCAGCGCGCGTACGCCGCGACATTCGGCAGCTGCTCGTCGACGAGTTCCAAGACACGGACGCGCTGCAGTGCGAGCTGATCGAAACGATCGCGTTCGAGGGCGAAGCGAGGCCGGCGCTGTTCCTCGTCGGCGATCCCAAGCAGTCGATCTACGGCTGGCGGAATGCGGACCTCGCGGCCTACGAGCGCATGCGCCAGCGCGTGCGGGACGCGGGCGGGGCGGTCGAGCAGCTCGTGGTGAACCGCCGGTCGACCCAGGCGGTGCTCGACGAAGTCGGCCGGCTCGTGGCGCCCGTGATGATCGAGACGCCCGAGCTGCAGCCGTCCTACGAGCCGCTGCAGCTCCACCCCAGGCGCGCGCCGCCTCGGCCGCTCGCCGATGGTCAGGCCGCGATCGAGCATTGGCTCAGCTTTGCGCGTGCGGCGGACGGCTCGATCGAGAACAGGGTTCTCGTCGGGCGCGCAAGTCGGCTCGAGGCGGAAGCACTGGCGCGCGACCTGCTGCGGCTGCGCGCGCACGGTGCTGCGCTCGGCAAGGTCGCCGTGCTGATGCGCAACACGACCGGCTTCGAGCCCGTGCTGAGCGCGCTGCGGCGTGCTGGCGTTGCGTTCGTCGTCGAGCGTGAGACGAAGCACGGCGAGCGCCGCGAGCTGGTCGAGGCGCGCGCATTCCTGCGCTGCGTGCTCGACCCGCACGATCAGCTCGCGCTCGTCGCGGCGTTGCGCGCGCCCGCGGTCGGTGTGCCCGACGCTGCGCTCGTGCCGCTGTGGCGGCGCGATTTCCCGAAGCTCGCGGCCGAGCTCGGCGGCGACGACGGAGAGCGCCTCGCCAGCCTCGAGCGGGTCGTGCAGGAGACCGCGGCCGCGATGCCGGCGGTACCCGGTGCCGAGCTGCTAGCGGGCTTTGCGCCGGGGCTGATTGCCTTCCTGCGCGGGCTCGCCGAGCTGCGCCGCTGCTTCGCGACCGCATCGCCCGAGCGCTTCGTCGAGCGCCTGCGCGAGGTGTGGCTGCTCGAAGCCGCCGAAGCTTCTCGCTTCCTCGGCGCGCATCGAGTCGCGAGCGTCGACCGGCTGCTGCGCGATCTCGTCGCCGCGCTCGAAGACGCCGATGGCTCTGCGGCTGGCTTGCTCGCCGCGCTGCACCGCTCGGGCACGATCGCGCGCGAGCATGAAGAGGGGCGTCCGCGCGCGATCGCCGACGACGCCGTGCAGGTGATGACCATCCACCGCGCCAAGGGCCTCGAGTTCGATCACGTGTACCTGTTGCAGGGGCATCGCGAAGACCCGAACGCGCCGGACCGCGAGACGCGCGTGCATCGCGGCCGCGGACGGCGTGCGTTCGAGCTGCTCGGCATGCCCTCGCCAAGCGCCTGGCAGGCGCGCATCGACCAGACCGTGCTCGAGAAGCACGAGCGCGTGCGCCTGCTCTACGTGGCGGCGACGCGCGCGCGGGAACGACTGGTCGTGGGCTGGTCGCGGCGGCCGGGCAACGCGCCGGAGCCGGAGGCGGCGCGCTCGTTCGCGGATCTGCTCACGAATCGCGGGGATCCGCGCCGGCGCGCGCAGGCGGCGATCGACGCGGGGGGCGCCGTGCGCGACGAGCACGGCGCGCTCTGGCGCGCGCTCGACTGGCAGGAGGCGCCAGCGCTTCCGCGCGCGGCGGGCTCGAGCGGCGCGCTCGAGGTCGCGCGCATCGATGCGGACGTGGAGCGGCTGCGAGCCGCGCGCGAAGTGGCGGAACGCGCGGAGTCGCGCCCTTGGCACTTGGCGGCGTCGGAGCTCGCGCACACGACCGAGCTGCGAGAGGGCGAAGACGCGCGCGGCGAGGACGCCGCCGAGGAGCCCACTACGCGTCGCGCGCCGGACGCGCCCGACCGCGCGCGCCGCATCGCGATGGCCGCCGGCACCGCCGTGCACGCTGCGCTCGAGCACGCGAGCTTCGACGCGAGCGGGAGCGATCTGCGCAGCCACGGCGAAGCCGCGATCGAGGGGGCGCTCGCAAGCGTCGAGCCTGCGGACGAGCGCGCTGAAGCCGCGCAGCGCGCGCGCGCGATCTGGGCGCGCGCCTGCGCGGGCAGGCTGCTCGCGAAGCTGCGCGCGCTCGAGCCGAGCATCGTCGCGCGCGAGCTGCCCGTGCTGCTCGCGCCGAGCGCACTGCCTGCGAGCGACGACGCGCCCGTGGGCTTCGTGTCGGGCGCGATCGACCTCTTGTATCGGGACGAGGGCGGCCAGTACGTCGTCGCGGACTACAAGACCGACGAAGCGGAGAGCGAGGTGAAGCTCGCCGAGCTCGCGGCGAAGTACGCGCCCCAAGGCGCGGCCTACACGCGCGCGGTCCAGCTCGCACTCGGCCTAACAACCGCGCCGCGTTTCGAGCTGTGGTTCCTGCAGGCGGGCGAGGTGCGCGCTACGGGCGCGTGA
- a CDS encoding AAA family ATPase, with amino-acid sequence MTRFASGVVVGKFLPPHAGHTLVIETALAQCAHVTVIVCEREGDGIPGELRAAWLREAHPRAHVRRIDDAYDPDDSALWARLTIDWPGAKPDAAFTSEAYGERWAREIACAHVAVDPSRARVPISGAAVRADPFASWEFLAPPVRGWYAKRVVLVGAESTGKTTLAERLAQRLATSWVPEYGREFTLVKYGRGDTEWRSSEFVEIAAEQQRQENAAARAANRVLVCDTNAFATALWHRRYMGAHDAETGAIAARDRCDLYLLTGDEIPFAQDGIRDGEAIRHDMHRWFEDALRAQPVPWRVLRGSLEAREHEALRAIEELFAGSRWKPGAAA; translated from the coding sequence GTGACGCGCTTCGCGAGCGGCGTCGTGGTGGGCAAGTTCCTGCCGCCGCACGCGGGCCACACGCTCGTGATCGAGACGGCGCTCGCGCAGTGTGCGCACGTCACCGTGATCGTGTGCGAGCGCGAGGGCGACGGGATTCCCGGCGAGCTGCGCGCGGCGTGGCTGCGCGAGGCGCATCCGCGGGCGCACGTGCGGCGCATCGACGACGCGTACGACCCCGACGACTCCGCGCTGTGGGCGCGCCTGACGATCGACTGGCCCGGCGCGAAGCCCGACGCCGCATTCACCTCGGAGGCGTACGGCGAACGCTGGGCGCGCGAGATCGCGTGCGCGCACGTCGCGGTCGACCCCTCGCGTGCGCGCGTCCCGATCTCGGGCGCGGCGGTGCGCGCCGACCCGTTCGCGAGCTGGGAGTTTCTCGCGCCGCCGGTGCGCGGCTGGTACGCGAAGCGCGTCGTGCTGGTCGGCGCCGAGTCCACCGGCAAGACCACCCTCGCGGAGCGCCTCGCGCAGCGGCTCGCGACATCGTGGGTTCCCGAGTACGGGCGCGAGTTCACGCTCGTGAAGTACGGCCGCGGCGACACGGAGTGGCGTTCGAGCGAGTTCGTGGAGATCGCGGCGGAGCAGCAACGCCAAGAGAATGCCGCCGCGCGCGCAGCGAACCGCGTGCTCGTGTGCGACACGAACGCGTTCGCGACCGCGCTCTGGCACCGCCGCTACATGGGCGCGCACGACGCCGAGACGGGCGCGATCGCCGCGCGCGATCGCTGCGACCTCTACCTGCTCACCGGCGACGAGATCCCGTTCGCGCAAGACGGCATCCGCGACGGCGAAGCGATTCGCCACGACATGCACCGCTGGTTCGAGGACGCGCTGCGCGCCCAGCCTGTGCCGTGGCGCGTGCTGCGCGGCAGCCTCGAAGCGCGCGAGCACGAGGCGCTGCGCGCGATTGAGGAGCTGTTCGCGGGGTCGCGCTGGAAGCCGGGAGCTGCGGCGTGA